The Candidatus Rokuibacteriota bacterium genome segment CCGGCTCGTGGCCCAGGAGGAAGCCGCCTGGGTGGATGGAGAGATGGCGGGGGAAGTCGAGGAGCTCGTTCGCCAGCCGGATGAGATGAGCGTGGGCGGGGGCCTCGGGGTCGAGGCCGGCCTGCTGGAGCGCGGCGGCGGGGACGTCCTCGTGAAGGGCGAGGAGCCTGGCCACCCTGACCAGAGAGGTCTCGGGAAGCCCGAGGGCCTTACCCACGTCGCGGACGGCCGAGCGCGTGCGGTAGCGGATCACGTTGGCCACCATCGCGGCGTGGGGGCGCCCGTACCTGGCGTAGACGTGCTGGATGACCTCCTCGCGCCGCTCGTGCTCGATGTCCAGGTCGATGTCGGGGGGCTCGGCGCGCTCCCGGGAGAGAAAGCGCTCGAACAGGAGCCCCATTCTCACCGGGTCGATGGCCGTGATCCCGAGGCAGTAGCAGACCGCCGAGTTCGCGGCCGAGCCGCGCCCCTGGCAGAGGATCCCGCGCTCGCGGCAGAACTCGACGATCTCCCACATGGTCAGGAAGTAGCCCGGGTAGTCGAGGGCGTCGATCAGCATAAGCTCTTGTTCGAGTTGAGCGACGACGTCGGGTGGGAGCTCCCCGCCGTAGCGACGGCGCGCTCCCTCGAAGGTCAGGTGGCGGAGCCACTGGGAGGAGGTCGTTCCGTCGGGGAGCCGCTCCGAGGGGTAGCGGTAGCTGAGCTCGGCCAGGGAGAACCGGCAGCGCTCGGCCACCTCGCGGGTCCTTGCCACAGCCGAGGGCTCGTCGGCGAAGAGCGCGGCGAAGGCGTACGGGGAGCGGAGGGCGTGCTCGGCGTTGGGCTTGAGCCGGCGCCGGGCGGCCGGGAGCGCGACGCCGTGATGGATCGCGGTCAGCACGTCCTGAAGCGGCCGGCGCGCCGGCGTGTGGTAGAGCACCTCAGTCGCCGCCACGAGGGGAAGCCCGTAGTGCCTCGCCCGCTCGCGGAGCCGCGCCTCCTCCCTGGCCTCTTCGGCCCGCCGGTGGCGCGCGAGCAGGGCGTAGAGCCGGCCGGCGAAGGCCTCGCTCAGGTTTCCGGCGATCTGCCCCGTGGCCGCCTCGCGCACGAGCAGGCTCCGGTCCCCGCCCCAGAGCGCCAGGAGCCCGCCCGCGTGGTTGCAGACTTCTTCCCATGTCACGGCCGACTCGCCCTTGGGCGAGCGGAGCCGCCCGGCGGTGATGACCCGGCAGAGGTTGGCGTAGCCGTCCCGGTCCTGAGCCAGGAGGACGATGACGGAGCCGTCCTCCACGGTGACCTGCGCGCCCACGATCAGCGTGAGGCCGGGCTCGCGCGCCTTGACGTGGGCGCGGACGACGCCGTACACGCCGTCGCGGTCGGTCAGCGCCAGCGCCTGGAGCCCTAGGCGGTGGGCTTCCTCCACCAGCTCGTCGGGGTGGCTCGCCCCTTCGAGGAAGGAGAAGTTGCTCTTGCACCAGAGCGGGACGTATGACTGCATGCGGGGCCTAACCTCCGCGCCCGAGCAGGTCCTGTCCCGGCCGGGCACCCACGGCCTCCGCCGTGGGTGCCCACCGTCGGGGCCCGGGTACCCGCGCCGAAGGCGTGGGTGCGCCCGGTGTAGGGACCCCCGGCCCCTCCGGTGGGGCGCCCCGCTCGCCGTGCCACCCGCTCGGGCTAGCCGGTCTGAGTCCTACTCAACCATGCCGTGGAGGAACCACTTCCGGCGGGGGCGGTCGTAGTAGATCCAGAGGAGGTCGCCGCGCCGGGTCTCGGCGAAGTAGTACTCGCGGTGTGCTTCTCGCTGCCACCAGCCGCCGGAAATGACGTACGGCCCGTGGAGCCGGGTGACCAGCCCGTCCTCCCGCCCGCGCACAAGCCACCCCTCGCTCCGAAGCTCGCGGGGCCGCGCCGGGAGCGGGATCGGCGTCACGAGGATCCGCCTCACCAGGGTTCTCGGGGGCACGCTCCGGGGGCGCGGGAGCGCGATCTCCACGACGGGCTCCCAGACGAAGCCCGCCTCGGGGAAATGGCCGTCGGTCAAGCGCGCCCGGACGACTGCCTCGTCTCCGAACTCAGCGCGGAGCCGGGCGAGAGCCCGGTTGGCGGCGTCGAGGTCGCGCCGGGGCTGCTCGGCGAAGAACCTGAGCTGTTCGCGGCTCGCCGGAACCCCTCGCGCCGTCAGCTCGATCCCGACCACGCCGGCGGAAAGCCCGACGGTCTCCAGCCGCAGACGGACGAGGTCGAGCAGCTGCACCACCTCCAGCGTGGGAGCCGCCGGGCGGATCTGCTCCTCGCGCCAGCCCGTCTCGTCGAGCGCGAGACGGAGGGCCAGCTCGGCGAGGGCCTCTCCCCTGACGACGAGCGTCGCCAAGAGCGGGTGCAGGAGCCGTTTGGTCAGGAAGATGAGGCGCGCGAGGTCGGCCTCGGGATCGTCGAGCGCGAGCGTCTGCCGGATCGGTTCCTCCGCCGGCAGAGGCTGGAGCGGCGCCCAGAGCTCGCCCGCGGCCAGGCGGTGCACGCGGTAGGCCTCGGGGCCGAAGCGCTCCAGCAGCCCTCCCGCCGGAAGCGAGAGCAGCGCGCCGACCGTCTTCACTCCCAGCTTGGCGAGCGTGTCGCGGAAGTCGGGATCGAGCTCCAGCCGGTCGAGCGGGACCCCGCGCGCCGCGGCGCGCTCCTGGGCGAGATCGTTGAACACCACCGTCCCCTCCAGCGCCTTGGCTACCGCACAGG includes the following:
- a CDS encoding DNA polymerase Y family protein, translated to MDRLACVSFPAFPLQLLLRRQPEWAAHPAAVLAEDKPQGPILWVNERARRAGVLSGLRYAAGLSLAPDLRAGVVPPVEIEREVAALTERLRGFTPAVEPSEDEPGVFWLDASGLDRLYPSLGAWARSIHADLTGAGFHATVVVGFTRFGTCAVAKALEGTVVFNDLAQERAAARGVPLDRLELDPDFRDTLAKLGVKTVGALLSLPAGGLLERFGPEAYRVHRLAAGELWAPLQPLPAEEPIRQTLALDDPEADLARLIFLTKRLLHPLLATLVVRGEALAELALRLALDETGWREEQIRPAAPTLEVVQLLDLVRLRLETVGLSAGVVGIELTARGVPASREQLRFFAEQPRRDLDAANRALARLRAEFGDEAVVRARLTDGHFPEAGFVWEPVVEIALPRPRSVPPRTLVRRILVTPIPLPARPRELRSEGWLVRGREDGLVTRLHGPYVISGGWWQREAHREYYFAETRRGDLLWIYYDRPRRKWFLHGMVE